GCGCCCACGAGCGTGACCCGCGGCAGGTCGGGCAGGAAATCCGTATTTAGGGTGGCGTTGAAGCTTTTGTCCTTGGCGCGCAGGCCTTGGTAGGCCAAACGCAGGTACTCGTCGCACAAGCGGTTCAGGTCGGTGGGCTCGCGCTCGCCGGCGGCGGAACTGGAGTGCTCCAACATGCCTTTAACGATGCCGGCCGCCCGCTGCCCGTGCTGGGTAATTTTCTGCATGTTCTGCCGCAGGTCGCTCACCAGTTCCGCTTCCAAGCCGGCGTCGCGTTCCGGGCGTAGTTGTTCCTCGGCCAGCTCGGCCAGCAGCTCGGTGCTGACCTCGGAGAAGTTGTTGACGAAGTTGAGCGGGTTTTGAATCTCGTGGGCGATGCCGGCCGTGAGCTCGCCCAGGCTGGCCATTTTCTCCTTCTGAATCAACTGGGCCTGGGTGGCGCGCAGCTCGGTCAGGCTGGTGTCAAGCTGGTCGCGCTGGGTTTGCAGCTCGCCTTTCTGGGCCGTGACGGCTTGGTTGAGGCGGTTAAGCGCGGCGTTGGCCTGCTGCTGGCGGCGGTTGCCGCGCCAAAGCAAAAACGAGAATCCGCCAATGAGCGCCAGCACGACCAGCACGGCCCCGAGCACATAGCGCTGGCGCCGGGCGCGGGCCGCATCGAGCAGTTGGGTTTCGCGCAGGGCGGCAATACGGGCCTGCTGGGCACGGTCGGCCTGCTCGATTTCGTACTGCGCCACGTGCGTGGCGGCCTGGGCAGTATTGAGCGTATCCGTCAGGGCCAGCGCGGCCAGGGCATACGGATTGGAGCGGGCGGGCTGCCCGCGCTGCTGGTAAAAGTGCGCCAGGGCTTGCAGGTAGGCCAGGCGAAGCGGCGTGCGGTGCTCTTGCCGGGCCTGGCGGTACGCGGCTTGCCAGGCCGCTTCGGCGCGGGGGTAGGCGCCCGTGGCCGCGTAGTACCTGGCCCAGGTCGCGTTCAGCTCGCAGTATCCCCCGGACGAGTACAGGGGCAGGTTCAGCGAGTCGACCAGGTGCTGGGCGTGTTGCAGCAACGGAGGCACTTCGCCTACCCGGCCCAGGGCCAGTAGTACGGCACTTCGCTGCACCAGGCCCAGGGCTAGTTCGGCGGCCAACAGGGTGTCGGAAGGCGTGCGCGGGCGCAACGCCAGCGTGGCGTAGCGCAGGGCCAGCGGGTAGCGCCCCTGCCGGAAGTAGATGCCGGCAATGTTGCGGTTCACGAACCGCCAACCACTCGGGAGAATGCCGGGCCAGTTCAAGCCTTGTTGCAGGTAGGACAGGGCGCGGGCGCTGTTGCCCCAGGAGGCATAGTTGGCCCCAATCACGTAAATTTCATTGTAGTACCAAAAATTGTAGAAGGTGCGAAACAGCTCGGTGGCCCGCAGCTCGTAGCTGATGG
This region of Hymenobacter sedentarius genomic DNA includes:
- a CDS encoding ATP-binding protein encodes the protein MRAFLLRLLSGLALLLLLSPAARAQPSPAEKAQFQRRLRAIRFDHRYWDAPFDSLQRVLAGQHVDSLRLQTLEHLLDTYPTTALQGREQDAAQQEAAALAARLHYPERVPLRLVAYYRSHAAELKNQPALLDTLRAALTYYEALGPVPQPFLLELIGRFYNALNQKEAKRVFVQRRLAYYQPHGPVANVAMCYRALAGYYVSRGDYNQAISYELRATELFRTFYNFWYYNEIYVIGANYASWGNSARALSYLQQGLNWPGILPSGWRFVNRNIAGIYFRQGRYPLALRYATLALRPRTPSDTLLAAELALGLVQRSAVLLALGRVGEVPPLLQHAQHLVDSLNLPLYSSGGYCELNATWARYYAATGAYPRAEAAWQAAYRQARQEHRTPLRLAYLQALAHFYQQRGQPARSNPYALAALALTDTLNTAQAATHVAQYEIEQADRAQQARIAALRETQLLDAARARRQRYVLGAVLVVLALIGGFSFLLWRGNRRQQQANAALNRLNQAVTAQKGELQTQRDQLDTSLTELRATQAQLIQKEKMASLGELTAGIAHEIQNPLNFVNNFSEVSTELLAELAEEQLRPERDAGLEAELVSDLRQNMQKITQHGQRAAGIVKGMLEHSSSAAGEREPTDLNRLCDEYLRLAYQGLRAKDKSFNATLNTDFLPDLPRVTLVGADVGRVLLNLFTNAFYAVRQRQQVGEPGYQPQVGVRTLVLNQQVQIQVTDNGTGMSPAIQSKIFQPFFTTKPTGEGTGLGLSLSHDIIAQGHGGSLTVDSQPGQGATFTIMLPC